A region of the Artemia franciscana chromosome 19, ASM3288406v1, whole genome shotgun sequence genome:
ACTAGAGTATGCTTCTTTGGTGTATGAGGCTGCCAGCCCGTCTGCATTGAGGCTATTGGACACAGTACAATATAGTGCCATAAGAGTTTCATTTGGAGCACGTAAAACAACACCTAAGCCATTCTTAGAATCAGAAAGTGGATTGGAAAGTTTGGAAGTGAGAAGAAATGTGCGTTCattgaaatacttgaaaaagcTTTGGACATCAGATCACAACCACCCATTTAAATCTACgatacttaaaagaaaaagactatggATTTCCTCAAAGAAACAGCATGGAATTATTAAAGCTTTGCATTTGGCAGAAAATTTGGGATTACAGGTAAATTTAAACCTAGCACTGGAAGTACCGAATCTAAATATCACGCCAATATGGGCCATTCAAAAAGTTCCTTGCTtttgtgattttgaaaaatgggatgGATTGGATTATAATCAATCATTCACAATGGAGAAAAGAATGACCTACCCAGAAGCCATAGACGTCTTTACTGATGCTTCAAAAAGTGACAAGGTCGGAGCTGCGATTTGGATACCAATGTGGAATGTGAAAGAACTTTACCGTCTCCatgaaaaaatgtcaattttcgACGCTGAAGTGTTTGCTATACGACAAGCAGTATCGTATCTATATAAGAAATTACAAAGCGGGGATCAAGTTAGAATATGTACAGACTCTAAAAGTGCTGTTTCATGTTTAAATGAATTCAGTGATGGAGCGAATAAATCAAGAGAAGTGATTTCATGCTTTGTAGCCATGCAACAACTGCTTTCTAAAGGAATAAAGCTATCGCTTCATTGGATACCTGGCCACAAGAAAATCTAGGGTAATGAACAAGCTGATTTAGCAGCTAAAATGGCCGCCAGTGCAGACATACAAATAATGCGAACAACGACACCAACAATAGTATTCCAGATAGAAGACATAATACAGCAGATAAAACAGTTTAGctttgaagaaaatagaaatCTCTCGGGAAATCTTTTGATTACAAAGAAGACCAGAaggaaattcaaaaataagttATATGAAAGTTTATCAagagaagaaggaaaaattgcATTTCGACTTAGGTCACAACATGCAGCTACAAGATCATATCTTTCTCGTTTCTATGGAGAAGATCCGAATTGCATCTATTGTGGTCAGACAGAGACCTTAGCACACCTCATCATCCATTGTGTCCGCACAGAATGTTACAGGACAGATATTAGAAGGTTTATGAGAGAACATCGAATAAAACTATGTGAAGAATTACTCGGAGGAGCATTAACTGAAGAACAATCGGTTGAAAGTATAAATTTAGTTTGTGAATTTCTGAGATTGATTGATAGAAAAAGGACGTTATAAACTTTTCGCCGGGAATCGTAAAAATACAATTGTGGAAGTGCATGGACCCTAAGGTGTTAAAACACAGAGGGGGTCTTTCGGCGATTCACTTCACTTCACTCACTgctgtgaaaaaagttttgtaaagCTGCATCTGTTTAATGAATTAGAGTTTCTGAGTGGCATTCAAAGCAACCGGATTTATGTcgaaagacattaaaaaaatgttagtACAATTCATACTTACCTGGCTGGGGAGCTGCCTTACTCATGATGGAGGCGCTCCCAGGGTGAGGCCTATTGGCTGACCCTTGTGATTACCCCAAATGGGGGTAACTCAACAGCGTAACTTTTGGTAGTGGGGGACTGCGTTCGCGCGGACCCCTCTTCACACATTGAATAGGTTTCTTCCTTTGAGCCCGTACTATGTTGTAATTTTGTGAATTGAAAGGAAAAAGTATGCAAATTGATAATGTTTAAACCAAGTAATTTAAACATCCcttaaataaacacattttgtttttcttagtcttgTATTAAAGCAAATGATGGGGTATCAATGACCAGTcgccataattaaattaaattgcctaaactgattgaattcctgatgcattttggttttgaaaatactccgtaattatcaaatactgatttttgaattgaactAGGAATCGAATCCaattgctgaaatttaaattaagtcacaaaggctagtcttaaaaagtgaaatgccCTTGGTCACTACACATTTCATCAAGTCTATTGTATTGGCAATATATCAGACTAAGAATTCCTTCACTACCGCTAagcttcttggaatattttaataGGGGGGCCTTTGGCTACAGCAATTAATCGACCATTCAGCtacattacaattatttttgggcctgattactgaatatttatgttattttctgcggatgtagttttagtagtatgtCATTAAAGTTACCCATGAATTGCTGTTCATTGAATATGTTTTCGcattatatgattttttggcCCGTATTTACTTGATTGaacattgaatttcttattgcttttgaaccttgttaaaaaaaaaccacgaggatttactaggatttatttttatatacttatatataccTTAGCAATTTTCATAGCTCTGGCCTCTCCTCATCAGTGTTGCCAACAGCGGTACAATTGTAATATATCCCCTCTAAAGGTACATTCTGGTACAATCACTCATTTCTtggtacattttacaaaatgtggtaCAATAAGATTTGACTGGACGTCAGGACATAGTGAGCGGAGGGAGTTgtagtttttctgttttctcttctagagttttaagttttcctttacACATTTATCTATGTGCCTGTTGTTGGCCTATTACGGTCATAATATAGCGTAAAGTATCACAGCCGTCAgtaaagtacaaaataggtggGCGGAGTAAAAAACCGAAATTTAAAACCCAAAAGAAACGTGACATTGATGGAACGTGACACTAATCAATAAAAGCCACTCAGGTAAGATAATTGAGCAAGGTATGcatacaacaaaacaaaatacactgACTTCATGTCAAGAGGCACTGAAGCAAATTATCCCCATATGAGGGAACCATAGGCATAGTCATACATAAATCCTCAAGGCTTAAATTGTGGGAGCTGTGGGTTGCCTAGAAAAATTTGGTGGAATGAGAATTTCAACTgtgatttttcatttgttttagaTGAGCAAAGAACAGCCATCTACTAACCACTTTTTCAAGTTTGTTAGGAGACATGTATCTCGGGCCAAAATTACAAGCGTTAGTAAGGATCAACCTCTCCTTCCTACATGCCCCATTCCTCAGCCTTCTTGTAACAGACAAGAAACTGAAAGCTCAAAGAACAGAATTCCAGAAACggtcagaaaaagaaaaagcatatTGGTCGATAATAGTGATAGTTTTGGTCGATGATAGTGATAGTTTTGTTAATATCTGGAATAAGTCAAAGTTCCTCAAATGTACTTAATTGgttgttttttgtatgttatACGTAAATCTGAGCCTATATTTGGAAATTTCAGTCcagttttgaagataaaaaactaaGGTTTTTGATTGTTCGATATTGATTAGAAATTCTGCTATTTCCAGGAGTGACACCAAAATGTCTCCGCAGGGGAAAGGGGATCTTCTAGGTATCTTTGAAAGAAcatatctgatttttttttctctttttgtattGTACTTTTCCGATCGTCCGCGTATAGCACGTAGCGAAACAATTTTTTCGCGGTTGCGCATAGTGCAACACGCAAAAAATAGACATGATACAATTTTTTGATAAGTGTTATAATTTTAGGACGTTCTGTGGTACATTTTCTTCCGAAGCGTTGGCAACACAGTTCCTCATATCGAGTTAATCTTTCGCCTTTTACTAAAGATTACCGTGGGGAGGGGCACTTGATgagtcttaacaaatttttgaatgccGAAAGGCATTTCAAGATTACTTATCtagatattaatattatttagatACTATCTTACTTATCAAGATATTAGGGTTGTCAGACAAGTAACCCTGGAAAATGCAAGATAATTGAAGtcatttatgaacaaaaatctaatcttttcaaaaatataaaacaaattgtgaACTTAAGGGCAAATAGCAAAAAGGGACAGTAATTGTGAAATATGGCACAACTTCCAGGGGTGTCTAAATAAGCTATGTTTATAGGGAAGTAGACGTGATTAGTGTTGTTAGTTGCCTAGTTGCCTACAGCCCTTCAGTTGACAAGTGGCTTGCTAGatgtttgttgttatcttttgcaGATTACATCCAGGAAAGCTACTTTTCAGCGGGTAAGGGATGCTCGAAGGCATTCTTGGTTTGGTGCAATAGTGTGCCAAGTCCTAGGCGCTCTTGACTCCCAAATCTCTTAAGGCCCTCATAACTCCCTCGTCTAGGAACCGTATTTCCATTCCAGTTTAGGGGATTCCTCTAAAATGAGGAGTTTGGAGATCTTACAGGGGCAAATCCTTTCATTTGGGGACTCCATTGGTTTCTAGACACAATACTCAGTCTGGCGGGAGAACACGATCCAAGAGACAATTTTCTGTGTGAAGGGAAAAGAGAATCAACAGGCGATTCTCCATGTGAAGGGAGACCAAGAAACGGGTCTGTGAGGAAGGATAAGCCTGGAGCCTGAATGCAAATATAACACAAAATCCCTGTGATTTACCACCtcaaagttttatcttcgttGATACATTCGGGGAGTCTGAAGAATGGCATTCTAACAGCTAAACTAATGATTCCTCGGTCTGAAATGACTGAAATACATTCTACAACATATTTTGGCACAAGGAATTGGTGTGGTCAGGACTGGCCCATTTTTCTTTTGCAGGCCTTCCTCCAGAACCGTCCTAAATTTTACACAAGTCTATTTTGCCTCCAGAGGGAGAAGACTTTGTGATGGGCCAATGGGCCTGTACGAAATTGGAAGGGAAAtgattcttgtatttatttgttaagcCCTTAGATGGTGTAAAAGCGATTCAAGTCCCAGCTACATTTAGTCCTCTTTTGTTTCGTcttaaaaagtaactatttctgGATTTATTATCCTTAGAGCATAGCCACGTAATTTACTTAGGCTAAAAAGTAAAAGGCAAAGCATTGCTCAAGAAATGTGAACAAAATTAACTCTTTCTACTAAGTCCTTCTAGCTCGACTTCATCTTATAGGACTCTAGCAACATATCAGACTAAGAATTCCTTCACTACCGCTAagcttcttggaatattttaataGGGGGGCCTTTGGCTACAGCAATTGATCGACCATTCAGCtacattacaattatttttgggcctgattactgaatatttatgttattttctgtGGATATAGTTTTAGTAGCATGTCATTAAAGTTGCCCATGAATTGCTATTCATTGAATACGTTTTCGCACCATAGGATTTTTGGGCCGGATTTTGGCCCAAAAATCATGTGATGCGGCTAAATGTGGCTGGCTAAatgtttgttgttatcttttgcaGATTACGTCCAAGGGAAGCTACTTTTAAGCGGGTAAGGGATGCTCGAAGTCACTCTTGGTTTGGTGCAATAGCGTGCCAAGTCTTAGGTGCTCTTGAGTCTATATTATCTTAGGGCCCTCATTCCTCCCTCGTTTAGGAACCGTATTTCCATTCCAGTTTAGAGGTTCCTCTAAAATGAGGCAGTTTTGAGATCTTACTGGGGCAAATCCTTTCATTTGGATATTCTATTGGTTCTTTAGCAGGCTTTTCCTGCAGAACCGTCCTAAATTTTGCAGAAATCTATTTTTTCTCCAGAGGGAGAAGACTTTGTGATTGATGGGCCAATGGGCCTGTACGAGATTGGACGGAAAaaattcttgtatttatttcttaagcCCTTAGATGGTGTAAAAGCGAGCCAAGTCCAAGCTACATTTAGTTCTCTTTTGTTTCGTcttaaaaagtaactatttctgGATTTGTTATCCTTAGAGCATAGCCACGTAATTTATTTAGGCTAAAAAGTAAAAGGCAAAACATTGCTCAAGAAATCTGAACAAAACTAACTCAAATCCATACACACTATTACTGCTTAAAGTAATTCATCTTCTGCccttgaaaaatcaaaagataccacCATCTTGGAATGCAACTTTCCTCGTACTACTTTGTTTCTACTAAGTCCTTTTAGGTTGACTCCATCttataggacttttttttcatttcttttgcttttctacagcggcgtaatttcgtcaaaatccaaacTTGAAGGGGATGGGGGAGCAAAGATGGAACCCTTTAtccaaaataaagtgaaaataggagtaaaaactaaaaagaagtcaTTTGGTACCACTGAGGCACTATTTAGTACTCTAAAAGAACTATAAATTTACTTTACTTTCGGCCTTTTGGCTAAGATCAAAGTGTAGTATCTGTTCTTATCAGCTTAATATTTGATACGGCCCCTACATGGGGCCcagaattatttttggaaaccgGAGGGATGTCGGGGCTTGATCCGGTCCCTTCACGCGTTGGTCCGGTATTGCAGTACCTCTGGGATTGACGGAACCCTTTCGAAGGGAAACCAAAGTCCATGAACCCTAATCAATAATGTGTATAAtacgttttcaaacagttcgtggtaacgaactgtggtaaggagcgatccggctcaatagtaaccaaaactctaaaaaacggaattttgataccaatagttacatcaaaagaatcgcattttaatgctgattttaaatatataagtttcatcaagttttgtcttacccatcaaaagttacgagcctgagaaaatctgccctattttagaaaatagggtgaaacaccccctaaaagccatagaatcttaatgaaaaccacaccatcagattaagcttatcagagaaccctattgtacaagttccaagatcccatctacaaaaatgtggaattttgcattttttgccagaagacaaatcacggatgcgtgtttttttgttttttttttcccaggggtgatcgtatagacccagtggtcctagaattttgagaGAGGGcgcattcgaacggaaatgaaaagttctagtgccctttttaagtgaccaagaaaatcggagggcacctaggcccctccgagggaggggctgcaatttgcaaattttgaccagtgtttgcatatattaatggttattgggaaatgtagagacgttttcaggggaattttttggttgggagggagggggaggagaAGGGGGTTATGTGgtggaaattttccatggaggaatttttcatgggggaagcagatttccataaagggggcgccgcattttctagcattatttaaaaaaaacaatgagaaaataaatatgaaaaagttttttttcaactggaagtatggagtagcattaaaatttaaaacgaacagaaaatattacgcatataaggggttcacctcctcctaatacctcactctttacgctaaaggattcttagtaatttcaactatttattcaacagcctttgtgattcaggggacaaaatttaagctttaatgcaaagagttattgacgagtgggcgaaccttctcataaacgtaataaagacatacgaacatagaagttttttacgtaagctaattcataagttacgtatatcttttactaatgaaaacgttcgtaaaaactaaaagttctagttgcctttttaagtacccgaaaaattggagagcaactgggcctccttcccctcctattttagcaaaatcattcgatcaaaactatgggaaagccatttagccaaataaataaatatgcaaatttcgctttaattattctgcggagagccgaaatcaaaacatggattaactaaaaaacattcagaaattaaataaaaaaaaacaagtttttttttaactgaaagtaaggagcgacattaaaacttaaaacgaacggaaattaccccgtatatgaaaggggctgctacttcttcaacgccctgcgctttacggtaaagttttactgtattaaaaagtagagttgagagaaagaatcaaactttagtgcaaagagcaaggcgttgaaaaaggagcagcccctttcatatacggggtaatttctgttcgttttaagttttaaagtcgctccttactttcagttaaacaaaccttgtttgttttatttaattcaaagtgAAGAGAGACCCTGCCGTTTGTTAATTAGTCCTTGAATATATTGGAaatccttcctttttttttccatatgaaaaaacgaagaaacactgtataaaatttacaaaaattaatggtGAAAAAGCCAATGGGTGGACaccataattaatttaaagtggCCGAGCTGGATCCAAGTCCCCATGCATCTTTATCGAAAATAGTTCGTAATTATAaactgctgaaatttaaattgagcCAATATTCGATAAAATGGCTGAAGCGATtgtttttggcctcaggcggcttggtactgcggtgagttgttgatAGTAGTAATGACtagagcccctcccccccctctATGATTGTTAGAGAGAAAATAATTGGCAAAGTCAGTAGAATGGTCACTGGGTTCTCAGAAATTAGAGTTTCAACTTTTCAGTCAAATTGATAAGAGAGTGAGAAACtcctgattttcttttctcaaaaaggtTAACTTGCATTTAAACGATCTAGAGGCttgcatatgaaaatgaaatggggcattcctattttcaaaaacaattcagAGACTTGATTCACTgctgtgaaaaaagttttgtaaagCTGCATCTGTTTAATGAATTAGAGTTTCTGAGTGGCAATCAAAGCAACCGGATTTATGTCGAAAGACATTAGTAAAATGTTAGTACAATACTTGC
Encoded here:
- the LOC136039630 gene encoding uncharacterized protein LOC136039630 yields the protein MRMISATRWGPKPDFLLEFYIKYIRSKLEYASLVYEAASPSALRLLDTVQYSAIRVSFGARKTTPKPFLESESGLESLEVRRNVRSLKYLKKLWTSDHNHPFKSTILKRKRLWISSKKQHGIIKALHLAENLGLQVNLNLALEVPNLNITPIWAIQKVPCFCDFEKWDGLDYNQSFTMEKRMTYPEAIDVFTDASKSDKVGAAIWIPMWNVKELYRLHEKMSIFDAEVFAIRQAVSYLYKKLQSGDQVRICTDSKSAVSCLNEFSDGANKSREVISCFVAMQQLLSKGIKLSLHWIPGHKKI